One Streptomyces dangxiongensis genomic window, TGCCCTTCGGCTCGACCGTGCCGACGGTGGTGCCGCGCCGGATGACGGTGATCTCGTCGGCGACGGAGAGCACCTCGCCCAGCTTGTGGGAGATGAAGATGACGGTGAGGCCCTCGGCCTTCAGTTCGCGCAGGTTGGCGAAGAGGGCGTCGACCTCCTGCGGCACCAGGACGGCGGTGGGCTCGTCCAGGATGAGGGTCCGGGCACCGCGGTAGAGGACCTTGAGGATCTCCACGCGCTGGCGGTCGGCGACACCGAGTTCCTCGACGAGGGCGTCGGGCCGGACGCCGAGCCCGTAGGCGTCGGAGATCTCGATGATCCTGGCCCGCGCCCTGCCTCCGATGCCGTGCAGCTTCTCCGCGCCGAGGACGACGTTCTCCAGCACGGTGAGGTTGTCGGCGAGCATGAAGTGCTGGTGCACCATGCCGATGCCGCGGGCGATGGCGTCGCCGGGGTTGTTGAGGACGACCTGTTCGCCGCCGACGGTGATGGTGCCCTCGTCCGGCTGCTGCATGCCGTAGAGGATCTTCATCAGGGTGGACTTGCCGGCGCCGTTCTCACCGCACAGGGCGTGGACGGTGCCCGTGCGGACCGTGATGTCGATGTCGCGGTTGGCGACGACGCCGGGGAAACGCTTGGTGATGCCGCGCAGTTCGACGGCAGCGGGAGGGCTGGACGCGTTGATGGCGCACTCTCCTCGGGGAAAGGGGCTGCGGGGAGGGGGCAGGCGTCGGCGACGCTAGCGCGGCAACTCCGTGCTACACGCGTAGAGTTGACACATTGTTATGGCTCGGCCGGGGGCTCCGGGAGGCGCCCCCGCGCCGAGCCTGGGTCCGGTGGGACCCGTCAGGTCACGGGGTGGTCTTGACCTTGATCGAGCCGTCGACGATCTCTTCTTCTTCGCGGCGTCCAGCTTGGCCTGGATGTCACCGATGAAGCCACCGCTGGTGGCCAGCTTCACGCCGTCCTTGGCGAGCGAGTAGCTGTTGGTGCCGGTCAGCGGCTTGCCACCGTGGACGGACTTGATGAAGTCGTACACGCCGACGTCGACGTTCTTGACCATGGAGGTCAGGATCGCGTTCTTGTACTTGGCCAGACCCGGGATGTTGTACTGGTCCGAGTCCACGCCGATGGCCCAGGCGCCCTTCTTGCCGCTGACGGCCTCGATCGCGCCGTTGCCGGAGGAGCCGGCCGCCGTGTAGATGACGTCGGCGCCGTTGTCGAGCATGCCCTGCGCGGCCTCCTTGCCCTTGTCGGGGCTGGCGAAGCCGGAGGTGTCCGAGCCGTGGGACAGGTACTGGGTGTCGACCTTGATCTTGGCGTTGGTGTCCTTGACGCCCTGGACGTAGCCCGCCTCGAACTTCTTGATCAGCGGGACGTCGACACCGCCGACGAAGCCGACGTGCTTCGACTTGGTCTTCAGCGCGGCGGCGACACCGGCCAGGTAGGAGCCCTGCTCCTCGGTGAAGTTGATGCTGTCGACGTTCTTGGCGTCCACGACCGAGTCGACGATGCCGAAGCTGGTCTTCGGGTACTTCGCCGCGACCTTGGCCATGGAGGCGGCGTACGCGTAACCGACACCCACGACGGGGTTGTAACCGGCCTCCGCCAGGTCCGACAGGCGCTGCTCGCGGTCGGCCTCGGTGTCCGAGGTCTTGGCGGTCAGCTCCTTGATGTCACCGCCGAACTCCTTCTTGGCCTGGTCGGCACCGCGCGCGGCGGAGTCGTTGAAGGAGCGGTCACCACGGCCGCCGACGTCGAACGCGAGGCCGATCTTGACGCCCTTGCCGTTACCGGAGGAGGACGGGCTGTCGTTGTCGGAGGAGGTGCTGCCACAGGCAGTGGCAGTCATTGCGAGTGCTGCGGACGCGATACACGCAGCGGAAAGCTTGGCTACCCGGCGCACGGGAAGGCTCCTTCACCTGACCTGAGCGCCATGTCGGCGCTTGATGTGAGCACCGTGTCGGTACTCGAGCCGGGACGCCCGTTCGGCGTCGGCTTCGCGGCATCGTAACGCGCGTAGATGTCAGAAAAACACCTCTCGCGAAGCCGTTATCGATTCGAGGCAAACAGTGCCTGAACTCGCGCTCCGGGCCTTGTCGCGCCGCTGTCGCGCACCGTGAACGAATGGCTTGTATCCGTGTTGCGCCGGGCGGGGAGGCGGCCTTCCGAGGGGGCCGCCCCGCTTGGTTCCGGGCTCAGCCGCGGGCCTCGCCGATGTCCAGGAAGGCCGCCGCGGTGAACATCTCCACGCCCACCGTGATCGCGTACTCGTCGGCGTCGAAATCGCCCTGGTGCAGGTCACGCACCGTGCGCTCGCCGGGCCGGCGCACGCCGAGCCGGGCCATCGCGCCGGGCACCCGCTCCAGGTACCAGGAGAAGTCCTCGCCGCCGAGGCTCTGCTCGGTGCTCTCGACGGACTTCATGCCGCGCCGGGCGACCATGGCGCGGCGCAGCACCTCGGTGGACTCCCGGTCGTTGACGACGGGCGGCACTCCGCGCACGTAGTTGATCTCCGACTTGGCCCGGTGCAGCGTGGCGACCTCGTCGATGGCCGCGTGCACGATGTCGGGCGCCAGCCGCCAGGCCTCCAGGTCCAGGCAGCGCACGGTCCCGGACAGCTCGGCGTGCTGCGGGATCACGTTCGGGGCGTGCCCCGACTCGATCCGGCCCCAGGTGAGGGCGAGACCGGCGCGGGTGTCGACGCGGCGGGCGATCAGCGCGGGCACGTCGACGGCGACGCGGGCGGCGGCGGTGACCAGGTCGGTGGTCAGGTGGGGGCGGGCGGTGTGGCCGCCGGACCCGTCGAGCGCGATCTCCAGCCGGTCGCAGGCGCTGGTGATCGCGCCGTGCCGCAGGCCGATCCGTCCGGCGTCCACCCGGGGGTCGCAGTGCACGGCGAGGATCCGGCCCACGCCGTCCAGCGCGCCGTCCTCGATGGCGCTCAGGGCGCCGCCGGGCAGGACCTCCTCGGCGGGCTGGAAGACCAGTCGGACCGGCCGGGGCAGCAGGCCCTTGGCGTGCAGGTCGGCGAGGACGAGGCCGGCGCCGAGGACGACGGTCGTGTGGACGTCGTGACCGCAGGCGTGCGCCCGGTCGGGCACGGTCGACCGGTACGGGCAGTCGGCCTTGGTGTCCGGGATGGGCAGGGCGTCGATGTCGGCGCGCAGCGCGAGCAGCGGCACGGCCGGCTGCTCACCCTCCGCGAGCCCGATGTCACAGACGAGTCCGGTTCCGGTGGCGAGGACGCGGGGCTTGAGACCGGCTTGCTCCAGCCGCTCCTTGATCGCGGCGGTGGTGCGGAACTCCTGGTTGCCCAGCTCCGGGTGCATGTGCAAGTCACGTCGGAACGCGACGAGTTCGGCGTGCAGGGACTCGCTCAGCACGCCGGGGAGCACATCGCCCGGGAGGCCGGCCTCGGACTCTGAGGACATCAATTGCTTCACCCTCTGAAGGGTAGGACGCCCGGCCGGTCAACTACCCCTGGTTCAACAAAAGTTCAGCCCGTTAGGGGAATAAAATCTGACCGTCGGACGCATGGCGGCGGACTCTGTTGGGTAAAACCTCTGTTTCCTCCTTCCACGCATACCACGCCTCGCCGGTGTCACGCGCGCCATGTCCACGAACCGGACCCCCACGCGCCCCGGCCCCGGCGGGCCACGGCGCCGCTGCCCGGGCGGGCGTCCGGGTCGCCGCCGCGTCCCCGGGCCTCGCCCGGGCGGTCGCATCTGGCCGGGCGGCCGTGGTGCGCAAGGAGAGGCCGGGACCGGCATCAGCAGTATTCGGCCCTCCGGCCTTCGGGCACCTTGTAGCAACCGGAGACGACGGTCAGGCTGAGCTCGGGCCGCTCCCTGTTCGACAGCTTGGCGATGTGCACGCCGGCCTTCTTCCGCGAACCCCACGGCCCTGCCGAAGTCCGGGTTCGGGTGCGTGTGCACGGCTCGGCGCTCGATCGCCGCCGTCGGGTCGGTCGTGCCGGACGACGGCGACACCGTGCCGCCCTCGGGCACCTTTCCGCCGGCCTCCCGCGCGATCGGGCGCCCGGCTCCGCAGTTACGCCGGGCTGACCGCCGTCAGCCGGTGGACGTCCCTGGCCGTGCCCGTGACGCCGGACAGGAAGCCCTGGGCCCGGGGGGAGGCGGTGTCCGTCAGCCAGCTCGGGTCGATGTCGCAGACCGCCACGCGGACACCGGTGCCGGCCAGGGCCAGCGGGAGGGTGTGGACGACCGTCGAGGGGAAGCTGAGGACCGTACGGCCGATCGGGCCGCGGCGGGCGATCAGCTCCAGCGGGAGGTCCGGGCGGACGACCTCCAGGCCGGTCTCGGCGGCCAGCCGGTGCAGTTTCCCGGCGCTCTCGCGGCGGTGGGCGAAATAGCGGGTGGCGCCGTGGGCCTTGGCCAGGTCGCGGACGGCCGTCAGATAGCGGTCGCCGTCCACGACGCCGGTCTCCACCAGGGAGGTGCCGACCAGGTCCGCTCCCTTGGTGATGCGCGGCGGGCCGAAGCGGGCTCGGGTCCAGGCGAAGTCGTTGGCGGTGACGGTGACGCCGTCCGGGGTCTCCGTCACCGGCATCGAGGAGAACACCTCGACGCGGCGGTGCGCGCTGGGGGTGAGCCGGCGGCGCGCCGAGGAGGACACCGGCGCGAAGAGCAGGTCGCGGGCGCCGGGACGACCGCCCTTGCGGTGCCAGCGGACCAGGCGTTCCCCGCGGGCGAGCTGGGCGACGAACTCCATCGTCGCCGTGCCGTCGTCCACGACCACGAGGTCGCGGGCGCGGGTGATGGTCAGCAGGAGCTGTACGTAGCGGGAGAAGGGGTCGCCCATCACGATCCGCTCGGCCCGGCGCAGGGAGCCGGCCAGGCCGCCGATGGTGTGGAAGGGCGCGGTCGTCCCGCCCCGCGCCTCCTCCCAGCGCACCCGGTACCCCTCGTCCCGGGCCAGGTCGGCCATGCGGCGCAGTTGGCCCCGGGTCATGGGGTCGGTCGGGGACAGGACGACGAGGGTGAGCTGCGCGCCGGCCGGCGGCGCCGGTTCTCCGGCCGCGGGCCGGCGGGCCCGGGCGGGCGGGGCCGGCCGGGCCTGCCCGGCGGTGCCGTGCAGGCCGTGGGCGTGCGCCCACTCCAGTACGTTCAGTAGCTGTACCGGGCTCTCCACGAAGGCGAGCGTGTGGGCGGGGTGGCCGGTGCGACCGGCGCGGGGGCTCATCTGGGTACGACCGTCCCGTCGTAGGGCAGTAAGGCGGTCACGGTGCTCAGACCGAGACCGGCTCGCCCGCCGCCGCGGCGATCTCCGCCTCGGCGACGGCGCCGGCGACGCGGCGCAGCTTCTTCATGGGGCCCAGCTCGGAGTCGTAGACCTTCTTGACGCCGTCGCCGAGGGAGGCCTCGATGGTGCGGATGTCGCGGACCAGGCGGGTCAGGCCCTGGGGCTCGACGGAGGCGGCCTGGTCGGAGCCCCACATGGCGCGGTCGAGGGTGATGTGGCGCTCGACGAAGACGGCGCCGAGGGCGACGGCGGCCAGCGTGGTCTGGAGGCCGGTCTCGTGGCCGGAGTAGCCGATCGGGACGTTCGGGTACTCCTTCTCCAGCGTGTTGATCACGCGGAGGTTCAGCTCCTCGGCCTTGGCCGGGTAGGTGGAGGTGGCGTGGCAGAGGAGGATGTTGTCCGAGCCAAGGACCTCCACCGCGTGGCGGATCTGCTTCGGGGTGGACATGCCGGTGGAGAGGATGACGGTGCGGCCGGTCGCGCGCAGGGCGCGCAGCAGCTCGTCGTCGGTCAGGGAGGCGCTGGCCACCTTGTGGGCGGGGACGTCGAACTTCTCCAGGAACGCGACGGCCTCGGTGTCCCACGGGGAGGCGAACCAGTCGATCCCCTTCTCCTTGCAGTACTCGTCGATCCGGCGGTACTCGTCCTCGCCGAACTCCACCCGGTGGCGGTAGTCGATGTAGGTCATCCGGCCCCAGGGGGTGTCGCGCTCGATGTCCCACTGGTCGCGCGGGGTGCAGATCTCCGGGGTGCGCTTCTGGAACTTCACGGCGTCGCAGCCGGCCTCGGCGGCCACGTCGATCAGCTTGAGGGCGTTCTCCAGCTCACCGTTGTGGTTGATGCCGATCT contains:
- a CDS encoding N-acetylneuraminate synthase family protein; its protein translation is MSTNSRLRTFGSREAGPGRPVYITGEIGINHNGELENALKLIDVAAEAGCDAVKFQKRTPEICTPRDQWDIERDTPWGRMTYIDYRHRVEFGEDEYRRIDEYCKEKGIDWFASPWDTEAVAFLEKFDVPAHKVASASLTDDELLRALRATGRTVILSTGMSTPKQIRHAVEVLGSDNILLCHATSTYPAKAEELNLRVINTLEKEYPNVPIGYSGHETGLQTTLAAVALGAVFVERHITLDRAMWGSDQAASVEPQGLTRLVRDIRTIEASLGDGVKKVYDSELGPMKKLRRVAGAVAEAEIAAAAGEPVSV
- a CDS encoding amidohydrolase; protein product: MSSESEAGLPGDVLPGVLSESLHAELVAFRRDLHMHPELGNQEFRTTAAIKERLEQAGLKPRVLATGTGLVCDIGLAEGEQPAVPLLALRADIDALPIPDTKADCPYRSTVPDRAHACGHDVHTTVVLGAGLVLADLHAKGLLPRPVRLVFQPAEEVLPGGALSAIEDGALDGVGRILAVHCDPRVDAGRIGLRHGAITSACDRLEIALDGSGGHTARPHLTTDLVTAAARVAVDVPALIARRVDTRAGLALTWGRIESGHAPNVIPQHAELSGTVRCLDLEAWRLAPDIVHAAIDEVATLHRAKSEINYVRGVPPVVNDRESTEVLRRAMVARRGMKSVESTEQSLGGEDFSWYLERVPGAMARLGVRRPGERTVRDLHQGDFDADEYAITVGVEMFTAAAFLDIGEARG